The Panicum hallii strain FIL2 chromosome 9, PHallii_v3.1, whole genome shotgun sequence genome has a window encoding:
- the LOC112877790 gene encoding uncharacterized protein LOC112877790 has protein sequence MASMKLSFTFILLLSGLVGLGEIGGTGAACPARCVQAAYLTCDNYPSKQIGGCDCQCAPKDGKNCRLHFLTTGRTFNCPAQ, from the exons ATGGCCTCCATGAAGCTCTCCTTCACCttcatcctcctcctctccg GGCTCGTCGGGCTGGGCGAGATCGGCGGCACGGGGGCGGCGTGCCCGGCGCGGTGCGTCCAGGCGGCCTACCTCACCTGCGACAACTACCCGTCGAAGCAGATCGGGGGGTGCGACTGCCAGTGCGCGCCCAAGGATGGCAAGAACTGCAGGCTCCACTTCCTGACCACCGGCAGGACGTTCAACTGCCCGGCGCAGTAG
- the LOC112877551 gene encoding uncharacterized protein LOC112877551, with translation MASMKLSVTFLLLLSGLAVFGGTAAAAAKACGVQCFQGGYITCDNYPGKQLEGCACECAPRNGKNCVLHLLSSGTTSNCTVAHQA, from the exons ATGGCCTCCATGAAGCTCTCCGtcaccttcctcctcctcctctccg GGCTCGCCGTGTTCGGCGggactgcggcggcggcggcgaaggcgtGCGGGGTGCAGTGCTTCCAGGGCGGCTACATCACCTGCGACAACTACCCGGGGAAGCAGCTGGAGGGGTGCGCCTGCGAGTGCGCGCCCAGGAACGGCAAGAACTGCGTGCTCCACCTCCTGAGCAGTGGCACCACGTCCAACTGCACGGTGGCGCATCAGGCGTAG